From the genome of Naumovozyma castellii chromosome 7, complete genome:
taggTGAATGATGTAATTCGTCTTTTGtatgtgtgtgtgtgtgtatatttgattttggAATGGAATTAATAACCTGcattaaatattttctgaTCCAAACCAATTTTGtgaatattaaatattgatgatgatgtggTGCGATAGGGTTACAAGATAATACAATCTCCTGAACTCTTTTTCGATTTTCcttgtttctttgatttcGTAGAGTGCTGAGTGTGTGATGATGTCTTTGGTTTgttgatcttcttctgagGAGGAggatgttgttgttgtttcgATGATTCTTTACTCTTTGCAGGGACTTTATTCTCCTTCTCGTGTTGCTTTTGTTGGTCCTTTCTTTTCTGTTCCTCCAACTCCTTAGCCTTCACCCTTTCAGTTCTTCTCAATCTTTCAGGTTCAAAAACCACATATTGCACGGCCTTCTCAAAGACTTCTCTCACACCCATCTGAGTAGCAGCGGAACATTCCACGTACCCCAAGAACCCATACTTGTCGACGACTTGATCGATCTGGTCCCTCGTAATGAACTGTGAGTTTGTCTCTTGCAATTTCTTCTGCACCGCTTCATCATCTCTCAAATCCGCCTTTGTGCCAATCAACATGATGGGCAACTTGCCAAATTGCAAGAACAATTCCGAGCTCTCGACGTTAGCGTTCTGTTTGATCTCCGGGAGCCACTTATCCACGACGTTCTCGAAACTGGAGAGTTCAGCGACGGAGAAACAAATGAGGAAGACGTCCGTTTGTGGGTATGAGAGGGGTCTCAATCTGTCGTATTCCTCCTGGCCGGCGGTATCCCAGAGGTTCAACTTGAACAGTTCCAGATGGTCGTTCTCGTTCTCGTTGGCCAGGGATTCCCTGGAGAGGAAGGGGTCCCTCAGGGAGATGGTGGTGGAGTAGTTGTCGAAGACGGTGGGGATGTAGTCCTGAGGGAAGGTGTTGGTGGTGTAGGAGATCAGGAGGGATGTTTTCCCGACTGCCCCGTCGCCCACTATGACTGTTTTGATCTGTCTCATGTGTTTGCGGTGTTGTTGGAGAGTAGAGTAGAGGAGAGGAGTGTGtgtgtttgtttgtttgtctTACTTATTTATGTGTGGTGGTTTGTATAAGCACGAAGGTACGTTGCCAGTTGCCAGTGAGCGAGGCAAGCAGATAAGGTTTCGCAGGCTCGGATGGGGCAGGGAGTGGTAGGCCTTTGTTCAGCGCAGGATCCACGATTGTACGTGGGAGCAAGAATCCTCAAATCGTTGTAGCGACGGCAGACACGCACTGCAGGCTGCTCATTGTTGTGTCGTGGAGAATGTCTGTTGTTGTCGAGAGGATCACAGCAACGAGCAGCGAGCAAGCAAAAGTTAGGGCATGGTCCCTCGTTTCAGCATGACGCCTGCGGTTCCGTTGCGGTTTTTCTTGCAAGAGAAGGAGAAAAGGAGAAGTTCGTTTCTTGTGACT
Proteins encoded in this window:
- the RHO5 gene encoding Rho family GTPase RHO5 (ancestral locus Anc_2.75), which encodes MRQIKTVIVGDGAVGKTSLLISYTTNTFPQDYIPTVFDNYSTTISLRDPFLSRESLANENENDHLELFKLNLWDTAGQEEYDRLRPLSYPQTDVFLICFSVAELSSFENVVDKWLPEIKQNANVESSELFLQFGKLPIMLIGTKADLRDDEAVQKKLQETNSQFITRDQIDQVVDKYGFLGYVECSAATQMGVREVFEKAVQYVVFEPERLRRTERVKAKELEEQKRKDQQKQHEKENKVPAKSKESSKQQQHPPPQKKINKPKTSSHTQHSTKSKKQGKSKKSSGDCIIL